In the genome of Acidobacteriota bacterium, the window TCGAACGCCGCCTCCTCGCCGACCGCCAGACCGTTACCGATCGCGATTTCACGCAGCTCACGACGCTGCTCACGCTGGGCATCGTCGCCGCGCTGCTAACCCTGGTGATCGCCGGCTGGCTGGTCGGCCGCGATACCCTGGCACGCTGGACGAGTGAACAGGCCTTGCGGACGGCCGAGGCGCGCACGACGTTTGCGCTCAAAGCCGCCGGAGTGGGCATCTGGGACTTGAACTACACCACGGGGTCGTTGCTGTGGTCGGAGACCCTTGAGGCGCAATATGGCTTGCTGCCTGGCACGTTCGCGGGCACCTTCGAGGCGTTCATGGAGCGGGTGCATCCCGAAGATCGCGCCGACCTCGTCGGCACGGTAAATCAGGCGAGCAAGTCTGGCGCCCCGTTCACCCTGCTGTATCGAGCCATCTGGCTGGATGGCACCGTGCGCTGGCACAGCAGCGTAGGTCGCTTTGACATCGGCAAGGGCGACCCAATCCGAGCCGTCGGCATTGTGCTCGACATCACCGAACGCCGCGCGCTCGAGGTCCAGTTTCAACAGGCGCAGAAGATGGATGCGGTCGGCCAGCTGGCTGGCGGCATCGCGCACGACTTCAACAACCTGCTCACCGTCATCCTGGGCTTCAGCGAACTCGTGCTCGACGCGGGCGGGCCAGACGATCCCAACCGCCCCGACGTGCTCGAAATCCAGACGGCAGGCCGGCGCGCCCAGGGCCTGACGCGCCAGTTGCTGGCGTTCAGCCGAAAGCAAGTCATTCAACCGGCACGCCTCGACCTGAATCTCGTCGTCGGCGGCATGAGGGCCATGCTCGGACGCCTGATCAAGGGGGACGTCACCATCGTCGTCGACATCGCGCCGGGGTTGGCCTCGGTGAACGCCGACCACGGACAGGTGGAGCAGGTTCTCATGAATCTGGTCGTCAACGCCGGCGATGCCATGCCGAAGGGCGGTCGCCTGACGATCGCCACGGCCAACGTCAACCTGGACCAGCACCATTCGACTAGTCATTTTTCAGTCGTGCCGGGCCCCTATGTCTCACTGACGGTCACGGACACCGGCACGGGCATGTCGGCAGAGACGCAGTCGCGTTTGTTTGAAGCGTTCTACACGACCAAGGCCGCGGGCACCGGTACGGGACTGGGTCTGGCCACGATTCACTCCATTGTCAAGCAATGTGGTGGAAGCGTCATGGTGAAGTCGAGCGTCGGCCAGGGCACATCGGTCAGCGTGTACTTCCCGAGAATGGAGGACGTGACTGCCGGCGCCACCGAGCCGCCGGCGCCGACTCGCCAACATTGGGGGACCGAGACGGTGCTGGTGGTCGACGACTCGAGCGGCCTGCGCGACCTGACGCGCCGACTGCTGGAGCGCCAGGGATATCGGGTGCTGGTCGCTGCCGACGCCGAGGCGGCCGTCGCCCTGTTCAGCAGCGAGAAGACGATTGACGTGTTGCTGACCGACGTCGTCATGCCTGGCGGCAGCGGGCCGAAACTCGCGCAACAACTGACCACCTCGGCACCGGGCCTGAGGGTGATCTACATGTCAGGCTACACCGACGATGCGATCGTGCATCACGGCGTGCTGAAATCAGGCGTCGCGTTTCTGCACAAGCCGTTTACGTCAGATGCGCTCGGGCAGAAGCTCCGAGAGGCCATGAACCGCTAGGTTCGGGGAAGCCGCAACGGGTTCACTGCTTCGCGGTCGTCGCCGGAACCGTGTACTGAACTTCCTTCGCCTTCAGCGGCTCGGCGCCGTCACCGGCGTTCACCACGATGCGCAGGCCGACCTTCAGATCCGACTGCGCGCCCTTGCCCTTGCCGCGCTTGAACGCGGTGAGCGGGGTCACCGTGAAGACGGCGTCCTTGCCCTCGGTGGTCTTCATGGTCACCTTGTTGCCGTCGATGGCGGTGATGGTGCCCATGATCTTGTGCTCGTGACCCGGGTGCGCGAAGGTCGCTGCGGGAGCCAGCACGGCGAGAACGAGGGCGGCCACAAGGAGGTTCTTCATAGCGGTAGGGTAACAGATTTGCGGGCCAGGTCGAGCACCGCCTCGGCCGTCCAGCCGGCCGCCCGCAGGTCGCCAACGCCGGTGTCTCCGTCCGACTTGCTGAGCTTCTCAGTGGCCGATTTCATCACTAATCCGTGGTGGGCAAATCGCGGCATGGTGACGCGGCCCAGCAGGCGCGCCAATCGGATCTGCCGGCCAGTGGACGCCAGCAGGTCGATGCCGCGGATGACGTCGGTGACCTGTTGCACGTGGTCGTCCACGGTCACCGCGAACTGGTACGTCCAGTTGCCCAGCCGATCGCGCAGCAGGAGGTCGCCACACTGGGCCGACGGCTCCTGCACCTGCGGCCCGTTGATCTCGTCGAAGAACGATTCGGTTCCCGGGTCGATGCGCAGCCGCCACCCCACGTCGTCCGTAAGCGGGATGTCGCGATCGCGGCAGGTGTTCCGGTAGGGAACTTCGACTCCCGACTCCCGACTCCCGACTCCCGCCGCGAGTTCAGCCCGTGTGCACGAGCACCCGTAGACCAGCTCCCGATCGATCAGCGGCTGGATGGCCTTGCCGTAGATCGCCTCGCGCTCGCTTTGCCGCACGATCGGACCGTCGTGCCGAAAGCCCAGCCACGCCAGGTCCTCGAGGATCGCGGCCTCGTACTCCGGGCGCGAGCGCTGGCGGTCGTGATCCTCGATGCGCAGCAGGACGCGGCCGTCGCGGTCGTGCGCCGCCTGCCACACGTGCAGGGCGTTGACGACGTGGCCCAGGTGCAGGAAGCCAGTGGGGGCTGGAGCAAACCGTGTAATCACAAGCCATTGGAGGATAACCCGGCGCCGCTCGACGTCGCATTCAGGCCGTTCGGTCCGCTGGCAACGACCGGCGGGCGCGGGAATGGCGTATAACCAGACAACGGTCATGGTCTACGTCAGCCTGGTCTCGCTGTTCGTCTACTTGTTCGGCGCCTACGCCTATGGCGCTGCGACCGTGCTGGGGTTGCGCGAGGCGCTGCCGTTCTGGTCGCGCCGGGATCGGGTCGGCCAATCGCACCTGGACAACGCCCCGATGGCGATCATCGTCATCAGTACGATCTGGTTCATCCTGCACACGCTGATCGAGTTCCGCAACCTCACGGGAAATGTCGGCCGCGACTGGCTCGACGTGGGCACGTTCATGGTCTACGCGTTTCCGCCGGTGATCATGCAGGCGGTCTACCAGGAGACCAGCCACAGCGACGACCCGCCACCCCGAATCTACCGGCAGATGCTGCTGGGCATGTTTGTGCTGTCGCCGCTCGTCGGCGCCGTCACGATCGCCGCGATCTTCCGCGTGATCACCCTCCCCTTTGACATCGGCCCGCTGATCGGCACGTCGATTGGCTCGCTGTTCGTCATGGCCAGCGCCTACTCCACCGCGATCATGATGCGGCGCAAGCGCACCACGCCGACCTCCGGCCAGCGGCAGCTGCGCACCGTCATGGTGGCGCTCTATGCCGTGCTGGGCATCGTGTTCATCGCGATGATGTTCCTGCAGGAACAGCGGGTCGCGATGGGCATTCTCGAGCGCGTCGCGCGCTCGTCGCCACTCTACTTCCTGATCGCGTCGGTCTACTTCGAGAACCGGTTCGCGTTCTACGACCTGGTGGTGAAACGCGCCTTGTTACTGCTGATGAGCATCGGCACCCTGGGCGTGGTGCTGGCGCTGGCCATGCCTTGGCTCGATCGACTGCCCATCAGCGCCGCGCGGCCGTGGCTGTTCGCCGTGGCGCTGACGCCGGTGGCGATGATCATGCCGTGGCTGCACGCCCGTATGGAACGCTGGCTCGACCGCATCTGGCTCGGCCGCGAATTTACGCCCGTGGACGCCGTCAAGTACGTGCTGGCCGCGATGCAGCCGGCCACCGACGAACAGATGCTGCTGACCACGGCCGAGGCCAAGCTGAGCGAGATCTTCGGCGCCCGCATCGCCGTCTTGATCGGCGCGCAGTCGCCGCCGCCCGGCCTGACGATCGAATCCGAGGTCCAGATGCCCACGCCGATCTCGGACCAGCCGGTGCGCATCGCCGTGCTGCGGATGCCCGAGATGCGCCGGATCCTGAGCGAGGACCTGGCGCTGCTGCGCTCGCTGGCCGGCGTGCTCGGCTTCATGCTCGAGAACCTCCGGCTGCAGCGCAAGCGCCAGGAACAGGACCTGATCGCCCAGGACCTGCGGCTGCAGTCGAGCAAGTCGGAACTGAAGGCGCTGCGCGCGCAGATCAACCCGCACTTCCTGTTCAATGCCCTGAACGCCATTGCCTCGCTGATCCACACCGACCCGGCGCGCGCCGACGAGGCCGTCGAGCAGCTGGCCGAAGTGTTCCGCTACACGCTGCGGCGATCCGATTCGGAGTGGGCGCCGCTCGACCAGGAGCTGACCTTCGCGCGCGCCTACCTCGACGTGGAACAGGCCCGCTTCGGCCAGCGGCTCTCGTGCACGATCGATTCCGATCACGTGGCGCCGGCACCGAGCGTGCCGTCGATGTTGCTGCAAACGCTGCTCGAGAACGCCGTGAAGCACGGCGTGTCGCAGTCGCGCGAGCCCGGCCGCATTGAGGTGATCGTCCGCACCACCAGCAGCGAGGTCAAGCTCGAGGTCCGCAATACCGGTCCTTCGACTCGGGGCGACGACCTGCTCGTCGCCGCCCCTCGCTCAGGACAGGCCCGCGAGGGTGAAGGGTTTGGCCTGCGCAGCGTGCGCGAGCGCTTGAAAGGGCACTTTGGCGACGCCGCCACCTTCGCGCTGACCCGCGACGAAGCCGCCGGCCTCACCATCGCCCGCATCACCATGCCGCACGTGAAGGTGGCGGCATGATCCGCGCCGTGCTCGTGGACGATGAGCCGCCGGCGCGCGTGCGCATGCGGCAATTGCTCGAGGCGGCGGGGGGAGTCGTGGTGGTCGGCGAGGCCGGCAGCGCCGTCGAGGCCCGCGAGGTGATTCGCGACACCCGGCCCGACGTGCTGTTTCTCGACGTCGAGATGCCGGAAGTGCGCGGCACCGCCCTGGCCGCGTCGCTCCCCGAACCGCGGCCGTATATCGTCTTTGCCACCGCCTTCGACAGCTACGGCCTCGACGCCATCGCCGTCGATGCGACCGACTACCTGCTGAAGCCGGTGTCGCGCGCCAAGCTGGCCACGACGCTCGAGCGCGTGCGCGCGCGGCTGTCGAAGCAGTCGGACCTCGAACGCGACGTCCGCGCGGGATCGGCGGTGCAGTCGCACATGTGGCCGGGCGCGCTGCCGGTCGTACCCGGATTCGACTGCGCCGCGGCATCGCTGCCGGCCCGTGGTGTGGGTGGCGACTTCTACGACATGTTTGCGCTGAGCGACAACAACACCTTAGGCACCCTAGGCACCCTAGGCACCTTAGGCACCCTAGGCACCTTAGGCACCTTAGGCACCCTAGACACCCTAGCAAGATGGGCCCTCTTGCTGGGCGACGCATCTGGCAAGGGCGTGGCCGCAGGCCTGGTCGCCTCGGCCGTGCAGGCGCGCGTCCACACCGCGGCGCGACTGGCGAACCTGGCCCCGGCCGCGTTAATGGCCGCCGTTGACCGCGATGTCTACGCGACCACGGACGGCGCGCGTTACGCCACCGCGATCTACGCCACCCTGGACGCGGCTACGCGGCGGTTGACGCTGGTCAACGCGGGGCATCCGTCGGTGCTCGTCGCCCATGGCTCGGCGCTGACCCGCCTCGGCGCTTCGGGCCCGGCACTGGGATTGACCGAGGCCGGGCACTTCACGGCCCACGACCTCACGCTCGCGCCCGGCACGCTGCTCGTCGCCTACACCGACGGCGTCAACGAAGCGCACGACGAAGCCGGCGAAGAGTTCGGCGAGGACCGCCTCGCCGCGTTGCTCTCGGCCAACGGCCATTTGCCGGCCGCCGAGCTCTGTTCCTGTATCCTCGACACCGTGCGACAGCATCGCGGCCGCCGACAAGACCAGGACGACGTCACCGCGCTGGTGGTGAGGGCCCTTCGCCATGGCTCAGGGCCAGTTCAATGATCCGCACGCTGCTGGTAGACGACGAGCAGCCCGCGCGCGAGCGGTTGCGGCAGTTGCTCGCCGCGCACCCCGACGTCGAGGTGGTGGGCGAGGCCGAAGACGGCATCGACGCCGCCGAGAAGATTGCCGCGCTGACGCCGGACCTGGTGCTGCTCGATATCCAGATGCCGGGCGCGAGCGGTCTCGACGTGGCCGCCTCGCTCGGCCAGCCGCGGCCGGCGGTCATTTTCTGTACCGCGTTCGATCAATACGCGGTTGACGCCTTCGAGCTGTCGGCCATCGACTACCTGCTGAAGCCGGTGAACCGCGCGCGCCTGGCGGCGTCGCTGGATCGCGCGCGGGCGGCGACCCAGCCCCGCGGCCGAGATCGCGCCCTCGAGGGACTGTCGCACGCCGCAGGCCTGTCGCCGACCCGCTTCCTGGCCCGCCGCGGCGCCCGCTTCCGCGTCGTCCCGGTCCACGACGTGGTCGCGTTTACGTTCGTCGAGGGCGTCACCCACGTCATCACCCTGACCGAGCAGCTGACGATGCAGCCGACGCTGGCGGCGCTGGCGCGGCGGCTGGACGCCGGTTCGTTCTTCCAGGTGTCGCGCACGGCCATCATCCGGCTCGACGCGGTGCGTGAAGCCAAGCCGTTTGCCGATGGCACCGGCGAGATCACGCTGGCGAGCGGGACCACCATGCTGGTGTCGCGGCGGCGCTGGCGGGCGCTGATAGAGCGGCTTGAGGCTTGAGGCTTGAGGCTTGGGGCTTGGGGCTTGGGGCTTGGGAGCGACCCGCCCTACCCGCCCTACCCGCCCTACCCGCCCCACCTGCCATATCCCATATAATCCACGCATGATTTCGCGCCGCGACCTGTTCTCGCATCTCGCCATGGCCGGTGTCGTGGCCCGCATGGCTCCCGAATCCCTGTTCGCGCAGGCGCCGTCGGCGGCGCAACGCTTCGGCAAGGAGAAGCTGATCGTCCGCTCCATGCGGCCGCCCGACTTCGAGACGCCGGTGTCGCTGCTCGACTCGTTCATCACGCCCAACGAGCTCTTCTATGTCCGTTCGCACCTGCCGGTGCCGGCGCAGCTTGATGCCGCGACGTGGGCGCTGAAGGTGGGGGGCGAGGTCAACTCGCCGCTGTCGCTGTCGATCGACGAGATCAAGAAGCTGCCGGCGGTCACCGTGACGGTGACGCTCGAGTGCGCGGGGAATGGCCGGGCCTTCTTCGAGCCGGCGGTGGCCGGCATCCAGTGGGAGAAGGGCGCGGTCAGCACCGCCCGGTTCACCGGGGCGCGGCTGTCCGACGTGCTGAAGCGCGCCGGGGTCAAGACCACCGGCAAGAACGTCGAGATGCACGCCGCCGACCGCCCGCTCGGCACCATGCCGGCGTTCGTGCGACAGGTGCCGATGGCCAAAGCCATGCACCCCGACACCCTCGTGGCGTACGCCATGAACGGCGAGGACATCCCGGCCGTCCACGGCTTCCCACTGCGCTCGATCGTGCCGGGCTGGGAGGGCGCGTATTCGCTGAAGTGGTTGAACGCGCTGAACGTGCTCCCGGGCGACTCGTCCAGTTTCTGGGTGGCCACCGGCTACCGCTATCCGAACCGCCGCATCGCGCCCGGCGCGGCGGTCGATGCCAAGGACATGGAGCCGCTGACCGGCCTGGTGGTGAAGTCGCTGATCACGACGCCCGCCGCCGGAGCGTCGTTCGCGCCGGGCAAGATCGCCATCGGCGGCTTCGCGTGGGCCGGCGAGACCGACATCACCAAGGTGGACATCTCGATTGACAACGGCGCCACGTGGACGCCGGCACGGCTGACCGGCGAACAGGCGAAGTACACCTGGCGGCGGTTCGAGCACACGTTCACGGTGAGCTCGCCCCAGTCGGTGCTGATCTTGTCGAAGGCCACCGACGCGGCGGGGGTCGTGCAGCCGGCGGTGTCGCAATGGAATCCATCCGGCTACCTCTGGAACCAGTACGATTCGGTCCGGGTCGAAGTCAAATGATCCGCGCCACCCTCGCCCTGCTCCTCCTCGCGGCGGCTTCGGTCACCGCGCAATCACCAGGCGCCGACGTGATGAAGCAGCGCTGCGTGAGTTGCCACGAAAGCGACATCATCACGTCGCAGAAGCTGTCGCTGACCGGCTGGACGCGGTCGGTGGACAAGATGGTGCGGTGGGGCGCGGTCATCACGCCGGCCGAACGGGACGTGCTGCAGCCCTACCTGGCGGCGAATTTCGGCCCGAAGCCGGCGGTGGCGCATGCAACCAGCGAGGCGGGGGCTGCGTCCTACAGGCGAGCATGCCTGACCTGCCACGACGCCGACATCATCGAGCAGCAGAAGCTGTCGCGCATCGGCTGGACCCGCTCGGTCGAGAAGATGATGCGCTGGGGCGCGACCGTGAGCGCCGACGAGAAGGAACCGCTGGTCGACTACCTCGCGTCGCGCTTCGGCCCACGGTAGGTCCCCCGTGCTGACCGGTCTGCTGGTCGTCATCGCACTCGGCATCTTCCTATGGCTGATCTCGCTCGCCGTTCGCGATTCGAGCATCGTCGACATCGCGTGGGGACCGCTGCTTTTCATCGTTGGCCTGACCTACTACCTGGGCATCGCCGAACCGGGCCCACGGGCGCATCTGGTCGTCGCGCTGACCGGGCTCTGGGCGATCCGCCTGGCCCTGCACATCGGCATGCGCAACCTGGGCCACGGCGAAGACTTCCGCTACGCGGCGTGGCGCGCGGAGCATCCCGACACGTGGTGGATTCGCAGCTACTTCAAGGTGTTCCTGTTGCAGGGCGTGATCGCCTGGGTCGTCGCGCTGCCGCTGTTCTACGCCGCTACGTCCGAGACCCCGGCGGCGCTGACCCTGCTCGACTGGGCAGGCCTCCTGCTGTTCGCGTTCGGCTTCCTGTTCGAAGCGATCGGTGACGAGCAGTTGCGGCGCTTCAAGGCCGACCCGGCCAACCAGGATCGCGTCATGAACACCGGCCTGTGGCGCTACACGCGGCATCCCAACTACTTCGGCGAAGCGGTGCTGTGGTGGGGGCTGGGCCTGATTGGCGCGGCCACGCCGCTCGGATGGATCGGCCTCGTCGGGCCGGCGATCATCACCTTCCTGCTGCTCAGGGTGTCTGGTGTGGCGATGCTCGAAAAGACACTGAAGACGACAAAGCCAGGCTATGCGGACTACATCGCCCGCACGCCGGCGTTCTTCCCACGAATGCCGAAGTAGGGCTTGGGGCTTCGCCCCTCCTCAGGGCCTTTGATACACTGGCAGGCGTTGACAGACCCGGCCGCGCCGCGATCCCCAAGCTGGCTCCTCCCCCTTCTCCTGCTCCTGTTCTTTGGCTCGGGCGTCTGTGCCCTCGTCTACCAAGTCATGTGGCTGCGGCTGCTGGCGCTGGTGTTTGGCGTGACGGTCTATGCCGCGAGCACGGTGCTGGCTGGCTTCATGGCCGGTCTGGGCCTGGGCAGCTTCGTCGCCGGCCGGCTGGCGAGCCGCATCACTCGCCCGCTGGCGGCGTTTGGCATTGCCGAAGTGTTGGTCGGCATCACCGCCTTCATCTCGCCGGTCGTGCTCGATGGCTTGACCCGCGTCTGGGTCACGATTCACCCGTCGTTGCCAGACTCGGTGGCCGCGATCACGGTCATCCGCTTCATCGTCGCCTTCATGGTCCTGATCGTGCCCACCTCGCTGATGGGCGCCACGTTGCCGCTGGTGATCAAGTCGGCGGTGGCCCGCGAAGCACGCATCGGTGGCCGCATCGGCCTGCTCTACGCCATCAACACCACCGGCGCCATCCTGGGGGCGCTGGTCGCGGGGTTCTACCTGATCTCGGAAGTGGGCGTCGAATTGTCGTTCCGCTGGGCGGCGATCGGCAACATCGTCATTGGCATCGTCTCGCTGGTGGCGGCGTACGCGATGCCGCCCCAAGAAACCAGACGACCCGCCCAGCCCCACCAGCCCCTCCAGCCCCTCCAGCCCAACACCATCACCTCCGGCCAGCGGCGGATCGTCCTGTGGACCTTCTTCGTCTCGGGGATGATGTCGCTGGCGCTGGAGATTATCTGGTTCCGGATGCTGGTGATATTCCTGCGGCCCACGGCCTACGCCTTCACCATCATGCTGGCGTGCGTGCTGGCCGGGATCGCGCTCGGCAGCGCGCTCGCGGCACCGATTCTGCGGATCCGCGGCCACTGGCTGCCCGCGCTGGCGGTGCTCCAGTCCGTGATCGGCGTCACGGCGGTGCTGTCGCTGAACGCGCTCACCCGCAGCCAGGACGCCATTGACGTCGCGACGCCGTGGTTCGACTCGCTCGGGTTGCACACCTACCTGGCGCCGCTGGTCGCGTCGAGCCTCGTGGCCATGCTGCCCACCATGCTGCTGCTCGGCCTGGCGTTCCCGATCGGACTCTCGCTGTGGGCCGGCGATGACACCAGTGACGACACCAGCCGGCGCGTCGGCGCGTTCTATTCGCTGAACGTGTTTGGCGCCATCCTGGGGTCCCTGCTCGCCGGGTTCGTGCTGCTGCCGACCCTTGGCACCCACACCAGCCTGATCCTGGTTTCGGCTTTGGCCACGACCTCCGCGGTCGTCCTGGCGTGGTCGCAGCGACGCACCCGACCGGCATTCGCGTACGCCGTCGCCGGGCTGGCGCCCCTGGCCTTCGGTCTCGGCGCGGCCTATTCGCTGGATCCCTTCGACGTCGCCCTTGAGCGGCTGCATCGAGGCGAAACGTTGGTGTGGCGCGAGGAAGGGGCGCAAACGACAGTCTCGGTCCACGATCGCACGGGCAGCCGGCCCATGCGCATCATGTATCTCGACGGCAACCACCAGGCCAACAACTCCCAGGCCACCGCCTTCGTGCATCATCGCATTGGCGCGCTGCCGGTGATGTTGCACCAGGCCCCCACCACCGCCCTGGTGGTCGGCCTCGGCGGCGGCGCCACGCCGGGCGCCGTCGCCCGTCACAACGTGGCGGTCGACGTCGTCGAGCTGTCGGCCGCGGTCGTGGCCGGCTCCGACTTCTTCAAGGACATCAACTTCGACCTGCGTTCGCGGCCCAACGTCAAGCTGCACGTGGACGATGGCCGCAACTTCCTGATGATGGCGCGCAAGAAGTACGACGTGATCACCGCCGACATCATCCTGCCCCGCCATGCCGGCGCCGGCGCGCTCTACTCGAAGGAGTACTACGAACTGGTGCGCGACTCGCTGGCCGAGGGCGGCCTGGTCATGCAGTGGAACGGCGGCGACTCGGCGACGGAATACAAGCTGCTGATGCGGACCTTCATCTCGGTGTTCCCCTACACCACGCTGTGGGGCGACGGCAGCCTGATGCTGGGCAGCATGAAGCCGTTCACGCTCAGCCAAAGCGCCTACGAGGCGCGCCGCGCAGGGTTCGAGCTGTTCGACTGGGATTTGCCGACGCTGAAGCGCATTTATATCGCGGGCACGGAGGACATCCGGGCGTTTGTCGGCGACGGTCCGATCCTGACCGACGACCGGCCGGTGATTGAGTATTTCCTGTCGCTGCCGAAGGACGACGCCCCGGGCGGGTACACCGGCCCGCGAGGGGTGTTTGAAAAGATACTGACGCCCTAGGGCCGCTGAGGGCTCGGCATCGATGTGGCGTCCGCCTTTAGGCGGACCAGTCGCGCCTCGTGGGGCTCGGCGCTCACGCGCCTTCGTAGGGGTCGCGGCTTCGCCCCTCCTAGGGATCACTTACTCGAAACACCTTCCACGGGGTCGCCACTCCTATACCTGTCCAACAGGCCGTTCAGGGGCGCGGCCCCTTGTCTCACTTGCAGTTCAAGCGCGTCGTACTGCGCGGGTGCGAGATACCCGAGTCGCCTTGCTGCGTGTAGGCCATACCCGACCTCGGCCAGCGACGCCGACGCGATGCTGAGGAAGTGTTTCCAGGCGATCAGGGTGTGGTGTTTGAGCATGAGGGGCGTGGGCAGCAATGCTGATGCCACGCTGGGGGTCAGCGCTCACGCGCCTCGTGGGGCAAGTGCCACCCCAGGCAGGCAACGGTTCAGCCTCGGCAAGCGGGTGAGGTGGCTCACCTACCAGTGCCTCTCCTTGCGCCGCGGCGGCGTCGCTTTCTCGGCCCGTTACCCGCGCGCCAGGATCTCACGCGCTGCACGGACGCCGGATTCCACGGCGCCGTTTAGCATCCCAAACCACGCTGACGTATGCTCACCGGCAAAATGCACCCGACCTTCTGGCCGCTGGATGAGCGGGAACGCCCGCAGGAATTGCCCCGGCGCGAAATAGCTGTGCCCTCCGCGCGACCATTCGTCTGTGCCCCAGCAGTA includes:
- a CDS encoding fused MFS/spermidine synthase — translated: MTDPAAPRSPSWLLPLLLLLFFGSGVCALVYQVMWLRLLALVFGVTVYAASTVLAGFMAGLGLGSFVAGRLASRITRPLAAFGIAEVLVGITAFISPVVLDGLTRVWVTIHPSLPDSVAAITVIRFIVAFMVLIVPTSLMGATLPLVIKSAVAREARIGGRIGLLYAINTTGAILGALVAGFYLISEVGVELSFRWAAIGNIVIGIVSLVAAYAMPPQETRRPAQPHQPLQPLQPNTITSGQRRIVLWTFFVSGMMSLALEIIWFRMLVIFLRPTAYAFTIMLACVLAGIALGSALAAPILRIRGHWLPALAVLQSVIGVTAVLSLNALTRSQDAIDVATPWFDSLGLHTYLAPLVASSLVAMLPTMLLLGLAFPIGLSLWAGDDTSDDTSRRVGAFYSLNVFGAILGSLLAGFVLLPTLGTHTSLILVSALATTSAVVLAWSQRRTRPAFAYAVAGLAPLAFGLGAAYSLDPFDVALERLHRGETLVWREEGAQTTVSVHDRTGSRPMRIMYLDGNHQANNSQATAFVHHRIGALPVMLHQAPTTALVVGLGGGATPGAVARHNVAVDVVELSAAVVAGSDFFKDINFDLRSRPNVKLHVDDGRNFLMMARKKYDVITADIILPRHAGAGALYSKEYYELVRDSLAEGGLVMQWNGGDSATEYKLLMRTFISVFPYTTLWGDGSLMLGSMKPFTLSQSAYEARRAGFELFDWDLPTLKRIYIAGTEDIRAFVGDGPILTDDRPVIEYFLSLPKDDAPGGYTGPRGVFEKILTP